One window of the Pseudomonas lurida genome contains the following:
- the rplJ gene encoding 50S ribosomal protein L10 encodes MAINLEDKKAIVAEVNEAAKAALSAVVADARGVTVGAMTGLRKEAREAGVYVRVVRNTLLKRAVADTEYSVLNDVFTGPTLIAFSKEHPGAAARLFKEFAKSQDKFEIKAAAFEGKFLAANQIDVLATLPTRDEAISQLMSVIQGATSKLARTLAAVREQKEAAAA; translated from the coding sequence GTGGCAATTAATCTCGAAGACAAGAAGGCCATCGTCGCTGAAGTCAACGAGGCTGCCAAAGCTGCTCTGTCCGCTGTCGTGGCTGATGCCCGTGGTGTGACAGTAGGCGCTATGACCGGACTCCGTAAAGAGGCTCGTGAAGCTGGCGTATACGTACGTGTTGTACGTAACACCCTGCTCAAGCGCGCTGTTGCTGACACTGAATACAGTGTTCTCAACGACGTGTTCACCGGCCCGACTCTGATCGCGTTCTCCAAAGAACATCCAGGCGCTGCTGCCCGTTTGTTCAAAGAATTCGCCAAGAGTCAGGATAAGTTCGAGATCAAGGCAGCTGCGTTCGAGGGCAAGTTCCTCGCAGCTAACCAAATCGACGTACTGGCAACACTGCCGACCCGCGACGAAGCCATTTCGCAGCTGATGAGCGTGATTCAAGGCGCTACCAGCAAGCTGGCTCGTACTCTGGCCGCAGTTCGCGAGCAAAAAGAAGCCGCCGCAGCCTAA
- the rpoB gene encoding DNA-directed RNA polymerase subunit beta: protein MAYSYTEKKRIRKDFSKLPDVMDVPYLLAIQLDSYREFLQAGATKDQFRDVGLHAAFKSVFPIISYSGNAALEYVGYRLGEPAFDVKECVLRGVTYAVPLRVKVRLIIFDKESSNKAIKDIKEQEVYMGEIPLMTENGTFVINGTERVIVSQLHRSPGVFFDHDRGKTHSSGKLLYSARIIPYRGSWLDFEFDPKDCVFVRIDRRRKLPASVLLRALGYTTEQVLDAFYTTNVFSLKDETLKLELIASRLRGEIAVLDIQDEKGKVIVEAGRRITARHINQIEKAGIKELEVPLDYVLGRTTAKVIVHPATGEILAECNTELNTEILAKIAKAQVVRIETLYTNDIDCGPFISDTLKIDSTSNQLEALVEIYRMMRPGEPPTKDAAETLFNNLFFSPERYDLSAVGRMKFNRRIGRTEIEGSGVLCKEDIVAVLKTLVDIRNGKGIVDDIDHLGNRRVRCVGEMAENQFRVGLVRVERAVKERLSMAESEGLMPQDLINAKPVAAAVKEFFGSSQLSQFMDQNNPLSEITHKRRVSALGPGGLTRERAGFEVRDVHPTHYGRVCPIETPEGPNIGLINSLAAYARTNQYGFLESPYRVVKDALVTDEIVFLSAIEEADHVIAQASATMNDKKVLIDELVAVRHLNEFTVKAPEDVTLMDVSPKQVVSVAASLIPFLEHDDANRALMGSNMQRQAVPTLRADKPLVGTGMERNVARDSGVCVVARRGGVIDSVDASRIVVRVADDEVETGEAGVDIYNLTKYTRSNQNTCINQRPLVSKGDRVQRSDIMADGPSTDMGELALGQNMRIAFMAWNGFNFEDSICLSERVVQEDRFTTIHIQELTCVARDTKLGPEEITADIPNVGEAALNKLDEAGIVYVGAEVGAGDILVGKVTPKGETQLTPEEKLLRAIFGEKASDVKDTSLRVPTGTKGTVIDVQVFTRDGVERDARALSIEKTQLDEIRKDLNEEFRIVEGATFERLRSALVGHKAEGGAGLKKGQDITDEVLDGLEHGQWFKLRMAEDALNEQLEKAQAYIVDRRRLLDDKFEDKKRKLQQGDDLAPGVLKIVKVYLAIRRRIQPGDKMAGRHGNKGVVSVIMPVEDMPHDANGTPVDVVLNPLGVPSRMNVGQILETHLGLAAKGLGEKINRMIEEQRKVADLRKFLHEIYNEIGGRNEELDTFSDQEILDLAKNLRGGVPMATPVFDGAKESEIKAMLKLADLPESGQMQLFDGRTGNKFERPVTVGYMYMLKLNHLVDDKMHARSTGSYSLVTQQPLGGKAQFGGQRFGEMEVWALEAYGAAYTLQEMLTVKSDDVNGRTKMYKNIVDGDHRMEPGMPESFNVLIKEIRSLGIDIDLETE, encoded by the coding sequence ATGGCTTACTCATATACTGAGAAAAAACGTATCCGCAAGGACTTTAGCAAGTTGCCGGACGTCATGGATGTCCCGTACCTTCTGGCTATCCAGCTGGATTCGTATCGTGAATTCTTGCAGGCGGGAGCGACCAAAGATCAGTTCCGCGACGTGGGCCTGCATGCGGCCTTCAAATCCGTTTTCCCGATCATCAGCTACTCCGGCAATGCTGCGCTGGAGTACGTGGGTTATCGCCTGGGCGAACCGGCATTTGATGTCAAAGAATGCGTGTTGCGCGGTGTTACGTACGCCGTACCTTTGCGGGTAAAAGTCCGCCTGATCATTTTCGACAAAGAATCGTCGAACAAAGCGATCAAGGACATCAAAGAGCAAGAAGTCTACATGGGCGAAATCCCATTGATGACTGAGAACGGTACCTTCGTTATCAACGGTACCGAGCGTGTGATCGTTTCCCAGCTGCACCGTTCCCCGGGCGTGTTCTTCGACCACGACCGCGGCAAGACGCACAGCTCCGGCAAGCTCCTGTACTCCGCGCGGATCATTCCGTACCGTGGTTCGTGGTTGGACTTCGAGTTCGACCCGAAAGACTGCGTGTTCGTGCGTATCGACCGTCGTCGCAAGCTGCCGGCCTCGGTACTGCTGCGCGCGCTCGGCTATACCACTGAGCAAGTGCTGGACGCCTTCTACACCACCAACGTATTCAGCCTGAAGGATGAAACCCTCAAGCTGGAGCTGATCGCGTCGCGTCTGCGTGGTGAAATTGCCGTTCTGGATATCCAGGATGAAAAAGGCAAGGTCATTGTTGAAGCTGGCCGTCGTATCACTGCGCGCCACATCAACCAGATCGAAAAAGCCGGTATCAAGGAACTGGAAGTGCCTCTGGACTACGTCCTGGGTCGCACTACCGCCAAGGTCATCGTTCACCCGGCTACAGGCGAAATCCTGGCTGAGTGCAACACCGAGCTGAACACCGAGATCCTGGCCAAAATCGCCAAGGCCCAGGTTGTTCGTATCGAGACCCTGTACACCAACGACATCGACTGCGGTCCGTTCATCTCCGACACACTGAAGATCGACTCCACCAGCAACCAATTGGAAGCGCTGGTCGAGATCTATCGCATGATGCGTCCTGGCGAGCCACCGACCAAAGACGCTGCCGAAACCCTGTTCAACAACCTGTTCTTCAGCCCTGAGCGCTATGACCTGTCTGCGGTCGGCCGGATGAAGTTCAACCGTCGTATCGGTCGTACCGAGATCGAAGGTTCGGGCGTGTTGTGCAAGGAAGATATCGTTGCGGTCCTGAAGACCCTGGTCGACATCCGTAACGGCAAAGGCATCGTCGATGACATCGACCACCTGGGTAACCGTCGTGTTCGCTGCGTAGGCGAAATGGCCGAGAACCAGTTCCGCGTTGGCCTGGTACGTGTTGAGCGTGCGGTCAAAGAGCGTCTGTCGATGGCTGAAAGCGAAGGCCTGATGCCGCAAGACCTGATCAACGCCAAGCCAGTGGCTGCGGCGGTGAAAGAGTTCTTTGGTTCCAGCCAGCTTTCCCAGTTCATGGACCAGAACAACCCGCTCTCCGAGATCACCCACAAGCGCCGTGTATCCGCACTGGGCCCGGGCGGTCTGACCCGTGAGCGTGCTGGCTTTGAAGTTCGTGACGTACACCCGACGCACTATGGTCGTGTTTGCCCGATCGAAACGCCGGAAGGTCCGAACATCGGTCTGATCAACTCCCTGGCCGCTTATGCGCGCACCAACCAGTACGGCTTCCTCGAGAGCCCGTACCGCGTGGTGAAAGACGCTCTGGTCACCGACGAGATCGTATTCCTGTCCGCCATCGAAGAAGCAGATCACGTGATCGCTCAGGCTTCGGCCACGATGAACGACAAGAAAGTCCTGATCGACGAACTGGTAGCTGTTCGTCACCTGAACGAGTTCACCGTCAAGGCGCCGGAAGACGTCACCTTGATGGACGTTTCGCCGAAGCAGGTAGTTTCGGTTGCAGCGTCGCTGATCCCGTTCCTGGAGCACGATGACGCCAACCGTGCGTTGATGGGTTCCAACATGCAGCGTCAAGCTGTACCCACCCTGCGCGCTGACAAGCCGCTGGTAGGTACCGGCATGGAGCGTAACGTAGCTCGTGACTCCGGCGTTTGCGTCGTGGCTCGTCGTGGCGGCGTGATCGATTCTGTGGATGCTAGCCGTATCGTGGTTCGTGTTGCCGATGACGAAGTAGAAACTGGCGAAGCCGGTGTCGACATCTACAACCTGACCAAATACACCCGCTCGAACCAGAACACCTGCATTAACCAGCGTCCGCTGGTGAGCAAGGGTGATCGCGTTCAGCGCAGCGACATCATGGCCGACGGCCCGTCCACCGATATGGGTGAACTGGCGCTGGGTCAGAACATGCGCATCGCGTTCATGGCGTGGAACGGCTTCAACTTCGAAGACTCCATCTGCCTGTCCGAGCGTGTTGTTCAGGAAGACCGTTTCACCACGATCCACATTCAGGAACTGACCTGTGTGGCACGTGACACCAAGCTTGGGCCAGAGGAAATCACTGCAGACATCCCGAACGTGGGTGAAGCTGCACTGAACAAGCTGGACGAAGCCGGTATCGTTTACGTAGGTGCTGAAGTAGGCGCGGGCGACATCCTGGTTGGTAAGGTCACTCCGAAAGGCGAGACCCAGCTGACTCCGGAAGAGAAGCTGTTGCGCGCGATCTTCGGTGAAAAAGCCAGCGACGTTAAAGACACCTCCCTGCGCGTACCTACCGGTACCAAAGGTACTGTCATCGACGTACAGGTCTTCACCCGTGACGGCGTTGAGCGTGATGCTCGTGCACTGTCCATCGAGAAGACCCAGCTCGACGAGATCCGCAAGGACCTAAACGAAGAGTTCCGTATCGTTGAAGGTGCGACCTTCGAACGTCTGCGTTCCGCCCTGGTAGGCCATAAGGCCGAAGGCGGCGCAGGCCTGAAGAAAGGTCAGGACATCACCGACGAAGTCCTCGACGGTCTTGAGCACGGCCAGTGGTTCAAACTGCGCATGGCTGAAGATGCTCTGAACGAGCAGCTCGAGAAGGCCCAGGCCTACATCGTTGATCGTCGCCGTCTGCTGGACGACAAGTTCGAAGACAAGAAGCGCAAACTGCAGCAGGGCGATGACCTGGCTCCAGGCGTGCTGAAAATCGTCAAGGTTTACCTGGCAATCCGTCGCCGCATCCAGCCGGGCGACAAGATGGCCGGTCGTCACGGTAACAAAGGTGTGGTCTCTGTGATCATGCCGGTTGAAGACATGCCGCACGATGCCAATGGCACCCCGGTCGACGTCGTCCTCAACCCGTTGGGCGTACCTTCGCGTATGAACGTTGGTCAGATCCTTGAAACCCACCTGGGCCTCGCGGCCAAAGGTCTGGGCGAGAAGATCAACCGTATGATCGAAGAGCAGCGCAAGGTCGCAGACCTGCGTAAGTTCCTGCACGAGATCTACAACGAGATCGGCGGTCGCAACGAAGAGCTGGACACCTTCTCCGACCAGGAAATCCTGGACCTGGCGAAGAACCTGCGCGGCGGCGTTCCGATGGCTACCCCGGTGTTCGACGGTGCCAAGGAAAGCGAAATCAAGGCCATGCTGAAACTGGCAGACCTGCCAGAAAGCGGCCAGATGCAGCTGTTCGACGGCCGTACCGGCAACAAGTTTGAGCGCCCGGTTACTGTTGGCTACATGTACATGCTGAAGCTGAACCACTTGGTAGACGACAAGATGCACGCTCGTTCTACCGGTTCGTACAGCCTGGTTACCCAGCAGCCGCTGGGTGGTAAGGCTCAGTTCGGTGGTCAGCGTTTCGGGGAGATGGAGGTCTGGGCACTGGAAGCATACGGTGCTGCTTACACTCTGCAAGAAATGCTCACAGTGAAGTCGGACGATGTGAACGGTCGGACCAAGATGTACAAAAACATCGTGGACGGCGATCACCGTATGGAGCCGGGCATGCCCGAGTCTTTCAACGTGTTGATCAAAGAAATTCGTTCCCTCGGCATCGATATCGATCTGGAAACCGAATAA
- the rplL gene encoding 50S ribosomal protein L7/L12, translating into MSISQDDILNAVAEMSVLQVVELIKAFEEKFGVSAAAASAGPAAAAAVVEEQTEFNVMLTEAGEKKVNVIKAVRELTGLGLKEAKAVVDGAPALVLEAVAKDAADKAKATLEEAGAKVELK; encoded by the coding sequence ATGTCTATCTCCCAAGACGATATCCTCAACGCCGTAGCTGAAATGTCGGTTCTGCAGGTTGTTGAGCTGATCAAAGCTTTCGAAGAAAAATTCGGCGTTTCCGCTGCCGCTGCTTCCGCTGGCCCAGCTGCTGCTGCTGCCGTTGTTGAAGAGCAAACCGAATTCAACGTCATGCTGACCGAAGCTGGCGAGAAGAAAGTAAACGTGATCAAGGCAGTACGTGAACTGACCGGTCTGGGCCTGAAAGAAGCCAAGGCTGTAGTTGACGGCGCTCCTGCCCTGGTTCTGGAAGCTGTTGCCAAAGACGCAGCTGACAAAGCCAAAGCTACTCTGGAAGAAGCAGGCGCTAAAGTCGAGCTGAAGTAA